One genomic segment of Acinetobacter sp. C26M includes these proteins:
- a CDS encoding ABC transporter ATP-binding protein, producing MTSFNVGSVQINHLNKSYGQYQDHALKVLDDVSLNIQAGEFVSIVGSSGCGKSTLLRLLVGLDDQFEGKILVDGQPIDGTSLKRGIVFQDHRLFPWLNVQDNIRVALLNSQLTRTEQDQLIDEHIELVGLNKFKDAYPAQLSGGMSQRVAIARSLINRPKILLLDEPFGALDALTRANLQKELQRIWQTEKITMIIVTHDVEEAVFLGDRVVVMQPNPGRIKRIVPVHLPHPRVREDVRLAAIRNDILTDFSHAVEDHLIIPIVNDFNNFQFAW from the coding sequence ATGACATCATTTAATGTCGGATCAGTGCAAATTAATCATCTTAATAAATCTTATGGTCAGTATCAAGATCATGCACTTAAGGTTTTAGATGATGTTTCACTCAATATTCAAGCAGGAGAATTCGTCAGTATTGTGGGTAGTAGTGGTTGTGGGAAATCAACTTTACTCCGTTTGCTGGTTGGTTTGGATGATCAATTCGAAGGAAAAATTCTGGTTGATGGTCAGCCGATTGATGGCACCAGTTTGAAGCGAGGAATTGTGTTCCAAGATCACCGCTTATTTCCGTGGCTGAATGTGCAGGATAATATTCGGGTTGCGTTATTAAACAGTCAACTCACAAGAACGGAGCAGGATCAACTTATTGATGAACATATTGAGCTAGTTGGGTTGAACAAGTTTAAAGATGCTTATCCAGCACAGCTTTCAGGTGGGATGAGCCAACGTGTTGCCATTGCCAGAAGTCTGATTAATCGACCCAAAATATTGTTACTAGATGAACCTTTTGGCGCATTGGATGCCCTGACTCGAGCCAATCTGCAAAAGGAGTTACAACGAATTTGGCAGACTGAAAAAATTACCATGATTATCGTGACGCATGATGTGGAGGAGGCTGTATTCCTTGGTGATCGTGTGGTGGTGATGCAACCGAATCCAGGTCGAATCAAGCGGATTGTTCCTGTTCATTTACCACACCCACGTGTTCGTGAAGATGTCCGACTTGCTGCGATTAGAAATGATATTTTGACTGATTTTAGTCATGCAGTCGAAGATCATTTAATAATCCCTATTGTTAATGATTTTAATAATTTTCAGTTTGCTTGGTAA
- a CDS encoding ABC transporter ATP-binding protein, with protein sequence MSTKLKIENVYKSFAAKKVKGAKVQAEDFVAVENLSLDVKAGEFVAIVGPSGCGKSTLLDLLAGLTTPTAGQILIDGQAIKKPGLDRGIVFQQYALFPWLTALQNIEFGLDAKGVSKEQRYQTAKYFLNLVGLAEFEHHYPNELSGGMKQRVAIARSLAYDPDILLMDEPFAALDAQTRETLQAELVKIWQQTQKTIIFITHSIDEAIYLGQRIAIMTSRPGRIKQVIEVPAELRSDQEDVRSRPEFSQLRHQIWSLLREEVLKAQEQEKQKQLVA encoded by the coding sequence ATGAGCACAAAATTAAAAATTGAAAATGTTTATAAATCTTTTGCCGCCAAAAAAGTCAAAGGCGCAAAAGTCCAAGCAGAAGATTTTGTAGCGGTTGAAAATCTGTCTTTAGATGTTAAGGCAGGTGAGTTTGTCGCCATTGTTGGTCCGAGTGGTTGTGGTAAATCGACATTATTGGATTTATTGGCTGGTTTGACGACTCCGACCGCGGGGCAAATTCTGATTGATGGGCAAGCGATTAAAAAACCGGGGTTGGACCGTGGCATTGTCTTTCAGCAATATGCACTGTTTCCATGGTTGACCGCACTACAAAATATTGAGTTTGGCTTGGATGCCAAGGGTGTCAGCAAAGAACAGCGTTATCAAACTGCAAAGTATTTTTTAAATCTAGTCGGGCTGGCTGAATTTGAACATCATTATCCAAATGAGCTTTCAGGAGGAATGAAGCAACGTGTTGCAATTGCACGGAGTCTGGCCTATGACCCAGACATTCTATTGATGGATGAACCTTTTGCCGCACTCGATGCGCAGACCCGTGAAACCTTACAGGCGGAATTGGTCAAAATCTGGCAACAGACTCAGAAGACCATCATTTTTATCACCCATAGTATTGATGAAGCCATTTATTTGGGGCAGCGCATTGCCATCATGACCTCACGTCCGGGGCGAATCAAACAGGTGATTGAAGTTCCTGCTGAGCTACGAAGCGATCAGGAGGATGTACGTTCCAGACCAGAATTCAGCCAACTGCGTCATCAGATTTGGAGCTTGTTACGTGAAGAAGTATTGAAGGCCCAAGAGCAGGAAAAACAGAAGCAGTTGGTTGCTTAA
- a CDS encoding ABC transporter substrate-binding protein, with product MKQQNFRQFFKRRFKSLGQLCVLSLIVLSLIACGKQSDTPANQVHELRYQSLTSVVSLPELAEDLGYLGDLKLKYVGSVQGGPQDLQALTTGDVDVATAFDGAIIKLAAAGIKIKAVVASYGSDDKSWVGYYVPNNSQIHSARDLIGKKVAVNTLGAHYEFVLKDYLARQGLSNDEINQVEFVVLPPTNTEQALRAGQVDAAALVSIFQDKALERGGLRKLVSDTDLYGSFTAGSYVFTEKFIQQHPEVVKQFVTGVAKAVEWTKQTPREQVLARFKSIIEKRKRNESDVLMQYWRSYGVVSQGGLLNAAQYQRWIDLFVKRGEFKPNQVKADALFTNQFNPYARENKNVADDQRNKEHTQ from the coding sequence ATGAAACAACAGAATTTTCGGCAGTTTTTCAAACGTCGTTTTAAATCGCTTGGGCAGCTTTGTGTATTAAGTTTAATAGTACTCAGTCTTATTGCATGTGGTAAACAATCTGACACTCCAGCCAATCAGGTACATGAGCTTCGCTATCAATCCTTAACCAGTGTGGTGTCATTGCCTGAGCTGGCTGAAGACTTGGGTTATTTAGGTGACTTAAAGTTGAAATATGTGGGGAGTGTGCAAGGTGGGCCGCAGGACTTACAAGCATTAACCACGGGCGATGTAGATGTGGCAACTGCTTTTGATGGTGCAATCATTAAGCTTGCTGCGGCAGGGATTAAGATCAAAGCAGTGGTTGCCTCCTATGGCAGTGATGACAAAAGCTGGGTGGGCTATTACGTCCCGAATAATAGTCAGATTCATTCAGCGCGTGATTTGATCGGCAAAAAAGTGGCAGTAAACACTTTGGGTGCCCATTACGAATTTGTTTTAAAAGACTATTTAGCTCGCCAAGGTTTAAGTAATGATGAAATCAATCAGGTTGAGTTTGTTGTTTTACCGCCAACCAATACCGAACAGGCCTTACGTGCTGGACAGGTGGATGCTGCTGCACTGGTTTCTATTTTTCAGGATAAAGCCTTAGAGCGAGGTGGCCTAAGAAAACTGGTCTCAGATACGGATCTATATGGCAGTTTTACCGCAGGCAGTTATGTCTTTACCGAGAAGTTTATTCAACAACATCCAGAGGTGGTCAAGCAATTTGTCACAGGTGTGGCCAAAGCCGTGGAATGGACCAAGCAAACACCACGTGAACAAGTGTTGGCGCGCTTTAAAAGCATTATTGAAAAAAGAAAACGTAATGAGAGCGATGTATTGATGCAGTACTGGCGCAGTTATGGTGTGGTGAGTCAAGGTGGTTTGCTCAATGCAGCACAATATCAACGTTGGATCGATTTATTTGTGAAAAGAGGCGAATTTAAACCGAATCAGGTTAAGGCGGATGCTTTATTCACTAACCAGTTTAATCCCTATGCACGTGAAAACAAAAATGTAGCTGACGATCAGCGCAATAAGGAGCATACGCAATGA
- a CDS encoding TOBE domain-containing protein, whose translation MSIPQINVRNQFRGVVKEIIEGSVVSEVDVETPAGVFTSVITTRSVKNLNLELGSEVIVLIKSTEVALAKL comes from the coding sequence ATGAGTATTCCTCAAATTAATGTGCGTAATCAGTTTCGTGGTGTGGTAAAAGAAATTATTGAAGGAAGTGTTGTTTCTGAGGTGGATGTGGAAACGCCGGCTGGGGTATTTACTTCCGTGATTACAACACGTTCAGTTAAAAATCTAAACTTAGAATTAGGTAGTGAAGTGATCGTCTTAATTAAGTCGACAGAAGTTGCATTGGCAAAGCTGTAG
- a CDS encoding sigma-54 dependent transcriptional regulator, translating into MSFITYPQNHTLTRTERATAMVFEDQKSRDLLDRIEQIAPSEASVLIIGNTGTGKELVARQVHIMSQRSRGPFVAVNCGAFTESLAESELFGHEKGAFTGAINSKAGWFEAANHGTLFLDEVGDLSPAMQVKLLRVLQEREIVRVGSLKPIKLNVRVIAATNVHLDEAVQAGKFREDLFYRLNVALLKVSPLAERPGDILPLANFFIAQYCKRLGYPVASLSPSAIQKLLSYNYPGNIRELENAIHHALLVCKNHQIQPTDFCFASLSSSLNLRQISDLEKSTQTIPRTDLLPKQMLQHALLNLFESSHALKNENLDRLIEEATIRIAYEYCHRNQVQTAKLLGISRNIVRARLVKYGLVGNDKVVNIMLEELLN; encoded by the coding sequence ATGTCATTCATTACTTATCCACAAAACCATACCTTAACGCGGACTGAGCGTGCGACAGCCATGGTTTTTGAAGATCAAAAATCAAGAGATTTGCTAGATCGTATTGAACAGATTGCACCGAGCGAGGCCAGTGTTCTGATTATTGGTAATACAGGAACAGGTAAGGAGTTGGTTGCAAGGCAAGTACATATTATGAGCCAGCGTAGTCGAGGTCCTTTTGTGGCAGTGAATTGTGGTGCATTTACCGAGTCATTGGCGGAAAGTGAACTTTTCGGACATGAAAAAGGCGCATTTACAGGGGCAATCAATAGTAAGGCTGGTTGGTTCGAAGCCGCCAATCACGGTACCTTGTTCTTGGATGAGGTGGGAGATTTATCTCCAGCAATGCAGGTTAAATTATTAAGAGTGTTGCAAGAGCGTGAGATTGTTCGGGTGGGCTCACTTAAGCCGATTAAACTCAATGTTCGTGTGATCGCAGCAACTAATGTGCATCTGGATGAAGCAGTACAGGCCGGAAAATTTAGAGAAGATTTGTTCTATCGTTTGAATGTGGCCTTATTGAAGGTATCACCTTTGGCAGAACGTCCAGGCGATATTCTACCTTTAGCAAACTTCTTTATTGCACAGTATTGTAAACGTTTGGGTTATCCAGTTGCGAGTCTGAGTCCAAGTGCAATACAGAAATTGTTGAGTTATAACTATCCAGGCAATATTCGTGAACTCGAAAATGCCATTCATCATGCCTTATTAGTCTGCAAGAATCATCAGATTCAACCCACCGATTTTTGCTTTGCATCCTTATCCAGTAGTTTGAATTTAAGACAAATTTCGGACTTGGAAAAAAGCACCCAGACCATTCCACGGACAGATCTACTGCCCAAGCAAATGCTGCAACATGCGTTGTTGAATCTGTTTGAATCCTCACATGCATTGAAAAATGAAAATCTGGATCGGTTGATTGAAGAGGCGACCATTCGTATTGCTTATGAATATTGCCATCGCAATCAGGTGCAAACGGCAAAGTTATTGGGGATTAGCCGTAACATTGTGCGTGCAAGATTAGTCAAATATGGATTGGTGGGAAACGATAAAGTGGTGAATATTATGTTAGAGGAATTATTAAATTAA
- a CDS encoding ABC transporter permease, with protein sequence MSSTKETLTFPKTIQSSSIYSSPKMSSFRSDLNLSWLSTSFKRSAAILLFLAIWEIVPRIGLVDSAFLPAFSTVLLSGWGLIQNGQLLTHLQASLIRSLSGFIFAIIVAIPLGLAIGWYTRFSEFLSPLLEVFRNTAALALLPVFILFLGIGESSKIALVTYACTWPILLNTISGVRNVDPLLIKSARTMGLSSIQLFRKVILPAAIPTIFVGVRLAGSFSVLMLIAAEMVGAKAGLGYLINYAQYNFQIPEMFFGIISITSIGLLFNYSLLAIEKRLTAWKIER encoded by the coding sequence ATGTCGAGTACAAAAGAGACATTAACGTTTCCAAAAACAATTCAGTCCAGTTCAATTTATTCCTCGCCAAAGATGAGTTCCTTTAGGTCCGATCTCAACCTAAGCTGGCTTTCCACAAGTTTTAAACGATCAGCTGCGATTTTACTATTTTTAGCCATCTGGGAAATCGTACCGCGGATTGGTTTGGTCGATTCCGCTTTCTTGCCAGCATTTTCTACCGTGTTGCTCAGTGGTTGGGGCTTGATTCAAAATGGACAACTCTTGACGCATTTGCAAGCCAGTTTAATCCGTTCTCTCAGTGGTTTTATTTTTGCGATCATTGTCGCGATTCCTTTGGGGCTGGCAATTGGTTGGTACACACGCTTTTCCGAATTTCTGAGTCCTTTATTGGAAGTGTTCCGCAACACGGCTGCATTAGCTTTATTACCCGTGTTTATTCTTTTTCTTGGGATTGGTGAAAGTTCGAAAATTGCATTGGTCACTTATGCCTGCACTTGGCCCATCTTGCTGAATACCATCAGCGGTGTTCGTAATGTTGATCCATTGTTGATCAAGTCAGCACGAACCATGGGACTGAGTTCCATTCAGTTGTTCCGTAAAGTGATTTTACCTGCTGCGATTCCAACGATTTTTGTAGGTGTACGTTTGGCAGGTTCATTCTCAGTGTTGATGTTAATTGCCGCAGAAATGGTTGGGGCAAAGGCCGGTTTAGGCTATCTGATTAACTATGCACAATATAACTTCCAGATTCCTGAAATGTTCTTTGGCATCATCAGTATTACCAGCATTGGCTTGCTGTTTAACTACAGTCTGCTTGCGATCGAAAAGCGCTTGACCGCTTGGAAAATTGAACGTTAG
- a CDS encoding TauD/TfdA family dioxygenase produces MTVLTQLSAAIENAPRWHEYKKHSLDTVQITPIEGALGAIVTGLDASKPQSGEVILKLKKALHEHLILVFKAQDLEDNDLLAFASYFGGIFRPPTDVPVLATRNDTNAPPDIVPVSNAVGEGDYTGHGELTPHSDHHWTPQPSSGSLLYAIELPKDGGATSWYNTVQAYEDLDQETKDEIEGLQLITYNPFLRLKDKSPIPKYRFSNQPILGAAFPHPLVRTHSESGRRGIYLDAQTEVEVVGYDDQKGAALIERLRAHIVQPQYRYEHQWEIGDIVYWDNQLTLHSRTAFPAEQRRLLKRVSLAGARPF; encoded by the coding sequence ATGACCGTACTCACACAGCTTTCAGCCGCGATTGAAAATGCACCGCGTTGGCATGAATACAAGAAACATAGTTTAGATACCGTACAAATTACACCAATCGAAGGTGCATTGGGAGCGATTGTGACTGGATTAGATGCTAGCAAACCACAAAGCGGGGAAGTGATTCTCAAACTAAAAAAGGCATTGCATGAACATTTAATTTTGGTTTTCAAGGCACAAGACTTGGAAGACAATGACTTACTTGCGTTTGCCAGTTATTTTGGCGGAATTTTCCGGCCACCAACAGATGTTCCTGTATTGGCAACGCGTAACGATACCAATGCACCACCTGATATTGTACCCGTATCCAATGCGGTTGGAGAAGGTGATTATACAGGTCATGGGGAACTCACCCCGCATAGTGACCATCACTGGACACCACAGCCTTCTAGTGGATCTTTGCTTTACGCAATTGAACTTCCAAAAGATGGTGGTGCCACCAGTTGGTATAATACTGTTCAGGCCTATGAAGACCTTGATCAGGAAACCAAAGATGAAATCGAAGGGCTGCAACTGATTACGTATAATCCATTTTTACGCTTAAAGGATAAAAGCCCGATTCCAAAATATCGCTTTTCTAATCAACCGATATTAGGTGCTGCATTTCCGCATCCATTGGTTCGTACGCATTCTGAAAGTGGTCGTCGTGGTATTTATCTGGATGCACAAACCGAAGTTGAAGTTGTCGGATATGATGATCAAAAAGGTGCTGCATTGATCGAACGCTTAAGAGCCCATATTGTACAACCTCAATATCGTTATGAACATCAGTGGGAAATTGGCGATATTGTCTATTGGGATAACCAACTGACCTTACATTCGCGCACAGCCTTTCCCGCCGAGCAACGCCGTTTATTGAAACGTGTTAGTTTGGCGGGTGCAAGACCATTCTAA
- a CDS encoding ABC transporter substrate-binding protein yields MHQPDWKKYLGRISSVIAMSVLLWGCSKPEPKVARSDGLESLEFKYLGSPGIVTPLELAEDLGYLAPIKLSYQGVSTGGPQGIQSALSGDSDISSPSFSGSAVKMVASGVPGTVVIAAYGTFDDPFAGYYVLEHSPIHSAKDLIGKKIGTNILSAQVEYMLKSYLKKGGLSPEQISQVTLVVLPPGSTEQALRSGHVDLAPLAGPAIERGGVRRLYRDYDLVGDLTTGSYVMANRYIAEHPNTTRKVVTGIAQAIEWSRQQSRDQVIARFEQILQKRKRPENGAMLKYWTQWGIPSSAGKFEDDDFKIWVDNLIEEGQLKQDQIDYKKIYSNQYNEYSQK; encoded by the coding sequence ATGCATCAGCCAGACTGGAAAAAATATTTAGGCAGAATAAGTTCGGTGATTGCGATGTCTGTGCTCCTGTGGGGATGTAGCAAACCAGAGCCGAAAGTGGCACGAAGTGATGGTCTTGAATCTTTAGAATTTAAATATCTCGGTTCGCCAGGCATCGTTACTCCCTTAGAGCTGGCTGAAGATTTGGGTTATCTTGCACCAATTAAATTAAGCTATCAGGGTGTTTCTACAGGCGGGCCGCAAGGTATTCAATCTGCATTATCGGGAGATAGTGATATTAGCAGTCCAAGTTTTTCAGGTTCGGCGGTCAAAATGGTGGCCAGTGGCGTACCGGGAACCGTGGTGATCGCCGCATATGGCACCTTTGATGATCCCTTTGCTGGGTATTATGTCCTTGAACATAGTCCGATCCATTCTGCTAAAGATTTAATTGGCAAAAAGATCGGCACCAATATTCTGAGCGCACAAGTGGAATACATGCTCAAAAGTTATTTAAAGAAAGGTGGCTTAAGCCCTGAACAAATTAGTCAGGTGACGCTTGTGGTGTTGCCACCGGGTTCTACTGAGCAAGCCTTGCGAAGTGGTCATGTTGATTTGGCACCATTGGCAGGCCCAGCGATAGAACGGGGTGGTGTACGCCGTCTTTATCGGGACTATGATTTGGTGGGGGATCTCACCACGGGCAGCTATGTCATGGCGAATCGTTATATTGCTGAGCACCCCAATACCACCCGTAAAGTAGTCACAGGCATTGCTCAAGCGATTGAATGGTCTAGACAACAGTCTAGAGATCAGGTGATTGCACGTTTCGAGCAGATTTTGCAAAAGCGTAAACGCCCTGAAAATGGTGCGATGTTAAAATATTGGACACAGTGGGGGATTCCAAGCAGTGCAGGTAAATTTGAAGATGATGATTTTAAAATATGGGTTGATAACCTAATTGAAGAAGGTCAGTTAAAACAGGATCAGATTGATTATAAAAAGATATATAGCAATCAATATAATGAATATAGTCAAAAATAA